One genomic region from Lentisphaera araneosa HTCC2155 encodes:
- the lptC gene encoding LPS export ABC transporter periplasmic protein LptC, with amino-acid sequence MRFSFLLIIFIFSAQAETQLKIKNARYSEVDETGFKKMDLIADEARLYGQDIKLANYTLNIYQKKGTPVVVKSPSCFYDQSTQKIKSTEKVNITFNEGKIDGVGYDVAVNQQNIRIRSQVKAVFKVSKEEKKK; translated from the coding sequence ATGAGATTCAGTTTTCTACTCATCATTTTCATTTTCTCTGCGCAGGCAGAAACGCAATTGAAGATCAAAAACGCCCGTTACTCAGAAGTTGATGAGACCGGCTTTAAGAAAATGGACTTAATTGCCGACGAAGCTCGCCTGTATGGCCAAGATATTAAATTGGCGAACTACACACTTAATATTTATCAGAAAAAGGGAACGCCGGTTGTGGTTAAAAGCCCCAGTTGCTTTTACGATCAATCGACACAAAAAATTAAATCTACCGAAAAAGTTAATATTACTTTTAATGAAGGGAAAATTGACGGCGTGGGCTACGATGTCGCGGTCAATCAACAAAACATCCGCATTCGTAGTCAAGTAAAAGCGGTTTTTAAAGTAAGCAAAGAAGAGAAAAAGAAATGA